A genomic window from Promicromonospora sukumoe includes:
- a CDS encoding NAD(P)-dependent oxidoreductase — protein MQIAVVGASGRTGRELVRVLAAAGHDVVAVVRDPSRLAGPAGTPGEPGEVRVAEATDVAALAAAFEGVDAVASCLGPVPGESPHVLRDGITGVIAAMERAGVRRLVAISASGWLVDGDDPLSRYVAKPILRRALAAVNADLEAMEQVIRASHVDWTIMRPPRLQDRPGTGRYQARRDGNVRWGYTIARPDLALAMRDALADRSAVGQAISVAA, from the coding sequence ATGCAGATCGCAGTCGTCGGAGCGAGCGGCCGTACCGGCCGCGAACTCGTCCGGGTTCTCGCGGCGGCGGGCCACGACGTCGTCGCCGTCGTCCGCGACCCGTCCCGGCTGGCCGGGCCGGCCGGCACGCCCGGGGAGCCCGGCGAGGTCAGGGTCGCCGAGGCCACCGACGTCGCGGCCCTCGCCGCCGCCTTCGAGGGGGTCGACGCCGTCGCGAGCTGCCTGGGCCCGGTGCCCGGCGAGTCGCCGCACGTCCTGCGGGACGGCATCACGGGGGTCATCGCCGCCATGGAACGGGCCGGCGTGCGCCGGCTGGTCGCGATCAGCGCGAGCGGCTGGCTGGTCGACGGCGACGACCCGCTCTCCCGCTACGTCGCCAAGCCGATCCTCCGACGGGCGCTCGCCGCGGTGAACGCCGACCTGGAGGCCATGGAGCAGGTGATCCGGGCCAGCCACGTGGACTGGACGATCATGCGCCCGCCGCGCCTCCAGGACCGCCCGGGCACCGGCCGCTACCAGGCCCGGCGGGACGGCAACGTGCGCTGGGGCTACACGATCGCCCGCCCGGACCTCGCCCTCGCGATGCGGGACGCCCTGGCCGACCGGTCCGCCGTCGGGCAGGCCATCTCCGTCGCCGCCTGA
- a CDS encoding GNAT family N-acetyltransferase, with protein sequence MTSPTGYAPEPTTWRILEVAAVPATDHPDAWAYHGIAAVDRAVETATLGYDDLARTVQTLVSGMLHQEYADKRRFVAVLDRADGEAPTADDVVGYGFLALPRDDNTHTADVYVGVHPDHRRRGIGSALAEQAERAAADAGRTTFFGWSLSPREAAQDEEALVPATGAGRLPADAGGARFALGRGYTLEQVERMSRLDLPVDADALATFEAEARAKAGADYVTHTWEGIPEEWHEGYARLMTRMSTDVPQGELDFGEETWDAARVRTYLASRADSGERLLTTLVVHVPSGEVAGGTSFLLQDGKPAYVFQEETIALKEHRGHRLGMLVKAVNLRELAARYPRTERVHTFNAEENAHMLGINVALGFRPSGAEAALQKRL encoded by the coding sequence ATGACCTCCCCGACGGGCTACGCGCCAGAGCCGACGACGTGGCGCATCCTCGAGGTCGCGGCAGTGCCCGCGACCGACCATCCCGACGCCTGGGCGTACCACGGCATCGCCGCCGTCGACCGCGCCGTCGAGACCGCGACCCTGGGGTACGACGACCTCGCGCGCACCGTGCAGACGCTCGTCAGCGGGATGCTGCACCAGGAGTACGCGGACAAGCGGCGGTTCGTCGCGGTCCTGGACCGGGCGGACGGCGAGGCGCCGACCGCCGACGACGTCGTCGGCTACGGGTTCCTCGCGCTGCCGCGGGACGACAACACCCACACCGCCGACGTCTACGTGGGCGTCCACCCCGACCACCGACGTCGGGGCATCGGCAGCGCCCTGGCCGAGCAGGCGGAGCGGGCGGCGGCCGACGCCGGCCGGACCACCTTCTTCGGCTGGTCGCTCTCGCCCCGCGAGGCCGCCCAGGACGAGGAGGCCCTGGTGCCGGCCACCGGCGCCGGACGACTGCCCGCCGACGCGGGCGGGGCGCGGTTCGCGCTCGGCCGCGGGTACACGCTGGAGCAGGTGGAGCGCATGTCGCGGCTCGACCTGCCGGTGGACGCCGACGCGCTGGCCACGTTCGAGGCGGAGGCCCGCGCGAAGGCCGGCGCCGACTACGTGACCCACACCTGGGAGGGCATCCCCGAGGAGTGGCACGAGGGATACGCCCGGCTCATGACGCGGATGTCGACGGACGTGCCGCAGGGCGAGCTCGACTTCGGCGAGGAGACCTGGGACGCCGCGCGCGTGCGCACGTACCTCGCGTCCCGGGCCGACAGCGGCGAGCGCCTGCTGACCACCCTGGTGGTGCACGTCCCGTCGGGCGAGGTCGCGGGCGGCACGTCGTTCCTGCTGCAGGACGGCAAGCCGGCGTACGTCTTCCAGGAGGAGACGATCGCGCTCAAGGAGCACCGCGGGCACCGCCTCGGCATGCTGGTCAAGGCCGTGAACCTGCGCGAGCTCGCCGCCCGGTACCCGCGGACGGAGCGCGTCCACACGTTCAACGCCGAGGAGAACGCGCACATGCTGGGCATCAACGTGGCCCTGGGCTTCCGCCCCTCGGGCGCGGAGGCCGCCCTCCAGAAGCGCCTCTGA
- a CDS encoding ATP-binding protein, with protein MVAYSTRVVDRLLDRYLEGLPAVALQGPKGVGKTATAQQRVQRTIDLSDQFAREAFRAAQDPLAGLDGATLIDEWQREPGSWDQVKRAVDRGAAPGSFLIAGSSTPPGATVHSGAGRILTLRMRPLSLYERGVAVDGVSLADLLDGGKPAAAGATGVDLRTYTQEILASGFPGIRRIPADLRQDQIDAYLDATVSQEFAEQGVSVRRPATLRAWMAAYAAATATTSTYTTILDAATPGLPDKPARSTTLVYRDVLTRAFLLDPLEPWMPSRNHLKRLGQTPKHYLADPALAARLLGASEKGLLAGRATGPDVPRDGTLLGALFEHLVASSVQVYAQAARARTGHLRTQDGRHEVDLIVERDGAVLALEVKLAATVTDDDVKHLVWLREQIGEDLVDAAVISTGPDAYRRRDGIAVIPAALLVP; from the coding sequence ATGGTGGCCTACTCGACGCGCGTTGTGGACCGTTTGCTCGACCGCTACCTCGAAGGGCTGCCCGCCGTCGCACTGCAGGGTCCGAAGGGCGTGGGCAAGACGGCGACGGCGCAGCAGCGCGTGCAGCGCACGATCGATCTGTCGGATCAGTTCGCCCGTGAGGCGTTCCGCGCTGCACAAGATCCGTTGGCGGGCTTGGACGGGGCGACGCTGATCGACGAGTGGCAGCGAGAGCCGGGCTCGTGGGACCAGGTCAAGCGTGCCGTTGATCGTGGTGCTGCTCCGGGCTCGTTCCTGATCGCCGGGAGCTCCACACCGCCTGGTGCGACCGTTCATTCCGGAGCTGGTCGGATCTTGACGCTACGGATGCGTCCGTTGTCCTTGTACGAACGAGGGGTGGCGGTCGACGGCGTCAGCCTTGCCGACCTCCTGGACGGCGGGAAGCCTGCGGCCGCTGGAGCGACCGGTGTGGACCTGCGTACCTACACCCAAGAGATCCTCGCGTCGGGATTCCCCGGTATCCGGCGCATACCCGCGGACTTGCGACAGGACCAGATCGACGCCTACCTCGATGCCACGGTGAGCCAGGAGTTCGCGGAGCAGGGTGTCTCCGTGCGCCGCCCGGCGACTTTGCGTGCCTGGATGGCTGCCTACGCGGCGGCCACCGCGACGACGTCGACGTACACGACGATCCTTGACGCGGCCACGCCCGGCCTTCCCGACAAGCCTGCTCGTTCGACGACTCTCGTATACCGAGACGTGCTGACCCGGGCCTTTCTCCTCGATCCCCTCGAACCGTGGATGCCGTCCCGGAACCACCTGAAGAGGTTGGGGCAGACACCGAAGCACTACCTGGCGGACCCCGCGCTGGCCGCGCGGCTGCTCGGTGCCAGTGAGAAGGGGTTGCTCGCGGGGCGTGCCACTGGTCCCGACGTGCCGCGAGACGGCACCCTTCTCGGCGCGCTGTTCGAGCATCTCGTCGCGTCATCGGTCCAGGTCTACGCGCAGGCTGCTCGGGCGAGAACGGGCCACCTGCGGACGCAGGACGGCAGGCACGAGGTCGACCTGATCGTCGAGCGTGACGGCGCAGTCCTCGCTCTTGAGGTCAAGCTTGCGGCCACCGTGACGGATGACGACGTCAAGCACCTCGTCTGGCTTCGCGAACAGATCGGCGAAGACCTGGTAGATGCCGCGGTGATCTCCACAGGACCGGATGCCTACCGCCGTCGGGATGGCATCGCCGTGATCCCCGCGGCCCTGCTCGTCCCCTGA
- a CDS encoding glycoside hydrolase family 3 C-terminal domain-containing protein → MTKQSRARSGATGAAPADPAAVVRRLTLEQKARLLSGASFWSTAEAPGVPSVYLADGPHGVRRLAPDVGDIEGALPATCFPPAVALGSTFDVGLVARVGAAVAAEARERGVDVVLGPGVNIKRSPLCGRNFEYVAEDPLLAGEIGAALVTGLQGGGVAASVKHFAANNQETERMRVSADIDERTLREIYLRAFQRVVTRARPATLMTSYNRVNGTHTGEDRRLATHVLRGEWGFEGLVMSDWGAVHDRLAGIRAGLDLEMPGASELRVREIVAAVRSGDLDVADVDRSAARVVALALAARERRAEGASSSASGAGAVLGSGPSTSEASLAERGDDPEAWHDAAHHALAREVASRAIVLLKNDGGLLPLAPRTRLAVIGELARTPRYQGSGSSQIVPTRLDDALAAIRDSATDVVFAAGYGLGSGGRRDAAGAARRTGATGRRSALSVLSVLGAVGRKGVGRTGSVGAVGALADEAVAAARDAGVVLFFAGLPQSAEAEGRDREHIDLPDDQLDLLDRVLAVNPRVVVVLSNGSVVRLSGFADRVPAIVEGWLLGQAGGGAMADVLFGRVNPSGRLAETVPLRLQDTPAWTSFPGTGLRVTYGEGIFVGYRWYDARDMDVQYPFGHGLSYTTFGYSGLVVSTGSTRGVGGAGPGAVGGLAVQVTVTNTGGAAGREVVQCYVSLPGSTVPRAPRALAAFAVVDLAPGESREVELVVDRDDLAYWDVRAGRWHVEGGAYRVEVGASSRDLRVTAEVEVAGDVVTAPLTPESSVGEAMAHPVVGPVVTALLKATGLSDDVMIMTRAMPLERLPYQPGSGVTHRRLRRLLDVANGTGGPLSRAAGRLLTLPPRLRPPRKR, encoded by the coding sequence ATGACGAAGCAGTCGCGTGCCAGGTCCGGAGCGACCGGTGCGGCGCCGGCGGATCCCGCGGCGGTCGTCCGGCGGCTCACCCTGGAGCAGAAGGCCCGGCTCCTGTCCGGGGCCTCGTTCTGGTCCACCGCCGAGGCCCCCGGCGTCCCGTCGGTCTACCTCGCCGACGGCCCGCACGGCGTGCGCCGGCTCGCCCCCGACGTCGGCGACATCGAGGGTGCCCTCCCGGCCACCTGCTTCCCGCCCGCGGTCGCGCTGGGCAGCACCTTCGACGTCGGCCTGGTGGCCCGGGTCGGCGCGGCCGTCGCCGCGGAGGCCCGGGAGCGCGGCGTCGACGTCGTGCTCGGGCCGGGCGTCAACATCAAGCGCAGCCCGCTGTGCGGCCGCAACTTCGAGTACGTCGCGGAGGACCCGCTGCTCGCCGGGGAGATCGGCGCCGCGCTCGTCACCGGACTCCAGGGCGGGGGCGTGGCGGCGAGCGTCAAGCACTTCGCCGCGAACAACCAGGAGACCGAGCGCATGCGCGTCTCCGCCGACATCGACGAGCGCACCCTGCGCGAGATCTACCTGCGCGCCTTCCAGCGCGTCGTGACCCGGGCGCGGCCTGCCACGCTCATGACCTCGTACAACCGGGTCAACGGCACCCACACCGGCGAGGACCGCCGCCTCGCCACCCACGTGCTGCGTGGCGAGTGGGGGTTCGAGGGCCTGGTCATGTCCGACTGGGGCGCCGTCCACGACCGGCTTGCCGGCATCCGCGCGGGGCTCGACCTGGAGATGCCCGGGGCCAGCGAGCTCCGGGTCCGGGAGATCGTCGCGGCCGTCCGGTCCGGCGATCTGGATGTGGCCGACGTCGACCGCTCGGCCGCGCGGGTGGTCGCGCTGGCGCTCGCAGCGCGGGAGCGGCGGGCTGAGGGGGCGTCGTCGTCGGCGTCCGGGGCGGGTGCGGTGCTCGGGTCGGGGCCGTCGACGTCGGAGGCCTCGCTCGCGGAGCGGGGCGACGATCCCGAGGCCTGGCACGACGCCGCGCACCACGCGCTGGCCCGCGAGGTCGCGAGCCGCGCGATCGTGCTGCTCAAGAACGACGGCGGTCTGCTGCCGCTGGCCCCGCGGACCCGGCTGGCGGTGATCGGCGAGCTGGCCCGCACGCCGCGGTACCAGGGTTCGGGCTCCTCCCAGATCGTGCCCACGCGGCTCGACGACGCGCTGGCGGCGATCCGCGACTCGGCGACCGACGTGGTGTTCGCGGCGGGGTACGGGCTGGGGTCGGGCGGGCGGCGGGACGCGGCGGGCGCGGCGCGCCGAACGGGCGCGACCGGGCGGCGGAGCGCGCTGAGCGTGCTGAGCGTGCTGGGCGCGGTGGGTCGGAAAGGCGTGGGCCGAACGGGCTCGGTCGGCGCCGTCGGGGCGCTCGCCGACGAGGCCGTCGCCGCCGCCCGGGACGCGGGCGTCGTCCTGTTCTTCGCGGGCCTACCGCAGTCGGCCGAGGCCGAGGGCCGCGACCGCGAGCACATCGACCTCCCGGATGACCAGCTCGACCTGCTGGACCGGGTGCTCGCGGTCAACCCGCGCGTCGTCGTGGTGCTCTCCAACGGCTCGGTGGTACGGCTGTCCGGCTTCGCTGACAGGGTGCCCGCGATCGTCGAGGGCTGGCTGCTGGGCCAGGCGGGCGGCGGGGCGATGGCCGATGTGCTCTTCGGGCGGGTCAACCCGTCGGGCCGGCTGGCCGAGACCGTTCCGCTGCGACTCCAGGACACCCCCGCGTGGACCAGCTTTCCCGGGACGGGGCTGCGCGTCACCTACGGCGAGGGCATCTTCGTGGGCTACCGCTGGTACGACGCGCGGGACATGGACGTGCAGTACCCGTTCGGGCACGGGCTCTCGTACACGACGTTCGGGTACTCGGGGCTGGTGGTCTCGACAGGCTCGACCCGCGGGGTGGGCGGGGCGGGCCCGGGCGCCGTCGGCGGGCTGGCCGTGCAGGTGACCGTCACCAACACCGGCGGCGCCGCCGGGCGCGAGGTGGTGCAGTGCTACGTCTCCCTGCCGGGCTCCACCGTCCCGCGGGCGCCCCGCGCGCTGGCGGCGTTCGCCGTCGTCGACCTGGCGCCGGGGGAGTCGCGGGAGGTCGAGCTGGTCGTGGACCGCGACGACCTCGCGTACTGGGACGTCCGCGCCGGTCGCTGGCACGTGGAGGGCGGCGCGTACCGGGTCGAGGTGGGTGCGTCGAGCCGCGACCTCCGGGTCACCGCCGAGGTCGAGGTGGCGGGCGACGTCGTCACCGCGCCGCTCACCCCGGAGTCGTCGGTGGGCGAGGCGATGGCGCACCCCGTCGTCGGCCCGGTGGTCACGGCGCTGCTCAAGGCGACCGGCCTGTCGGACGACGTCATGATCATGACCAGGGCGATGCCCCTGGAGCGCCTCCCGTACCAGCCGGGCTCGGGCGTGACCCACAGGCGGCTCCGCCGCCTGCTCGACGTCGCGAACGGCACGGGCGGCCCGCTCTCCCGTGCGGCGGGAAGACTACTGACCTTGCCGCCCCGGCTCCGTCCACCCCGCAAGCGTTGA
- a CDS encoding GNAT family N-acetyltransferase, producing the protein MSTSSAAPAPATSAWRLVTPPHPATLDDPEAWAYQGIADVHAAAAVVDVGNADGAPTPIGILVGMNNQAYLRKLRQVAVVDTPDGPRVVGSAFMFLHVRSNPELAIAFVAVHPEHRRQGIGSALARWTQEAARSEGRTTLLAPVDFGPLREGRHDVETLVPASGSGEVPANLPGVRLAQKLGLTLQLVERRSRVDLPVLPEAVSRFEAESRAVAGDAYRVHTWTAPMPEEWIEQYAALEQALSDDEPRGGLEVESDVWDVERIRGEEAATAAKGDQYVVTAAEHVATGKLVAMTMLQWNDLKPEHTDQQATVVLKTHRGHRLGMLVKAVNLREHARLRPAAQRIYTWNNEENPHMLAINIALGFVPAGGSADFQGPL; encoded by the coding sequence ATGAGCACATCCTCGGCAGCACCCGCCCCGGCGACGTCGGCGTGGCGGCTCGTGACCCCGCCGCACCCGGCGACGCTCGACGACCCTGAGGCCTGGGCCTACCAGGGCATCGCGGACGTGCACGCCGCGGCGGCGGTCGTGGACGTCGGCAACGCGGACGGCGCCCCGACGCCGATCGGCATCCTCGTGGGGATGAACAACCAGGCCTACCTGCGCAAGCTGCGGCAGGTCGCCGTGGTGGACACGCCCGACGGGCCGCGGGTCGTGGGCAGCGCCTTCATGTTCCTGCACGTGCGGTCCAACCCGGAGCTGGCGATCGCGTTCGTCGCGGTCCATCCGGAGCACCGGCGGCAGGGCATCGGCTCGGCCCTGGCGCGGTGGACGCAGGAGGCGGCCCGCTCGGAGGGCCGGACGACGCTCCTGGCCCCGGTCGACTTCGGCCCCCTGCGGGAGGGCCGGCACGACGTCGAGACGCTGGTCCCGGCGTCGGGCAGCGGCGAGGTGCCCGCGAACCTGCCGGGCGTCCGGCTCGCGCAGAAGCTGGGCCTGACGCTCCAGCTCGTCGAGCGCCGGTCCCGGGTCGACCTGCCCGTCCTGCCCGAGGCGGTCTCGCGCTTCGAGGCCGAGTCCCGGGCCGTCGCGGGCGACGCGTACCGCGTCCACACCTGGACGGCCCCGATGCCGGAGGAGTGGATCGAGCAGTACGCCGCCCTGGAGCAGGCGCTGTCCGACGACGAGCCCCGCGGCGGGCTCGAGGTCGAGTCGGACGTCTGGGACGTGGAGCGGATCCGCGGCGAGGAGGCCGCGACCGCCGCGAAGGGCGACCAGTACGTGGTGACGGCGGCCGAGCACGTGGCGACCGGCAAGCTCGTCGCGATGACGATGCTGCAGTGGAACGACCTCAAGCCCGAGCACACCGACCAGCAGGCGACCGTGGTGCTCAAGACGCACCGGGGCCACCGGCTGGGGATGCTCGTCAAGGCCGTGAACCTGCGCGAGCACGCCCGGCTGCGCCCCGCCGCCCAGCGCATCTACACCTGGAACAACGAGGAGAACCCGCACATGCTCGCAATCAACATCGCGCTCGGGTTCGTCCCGGCGGGCGGCAGCGCGGACTTCCAGGGTCCGCTCTAG
- a CDS encoding M81 family metallopeptidase — protein sequence MTRTHRRPRIAICGMAIESSTFSPHRSGWDAFTLLRGNELVRRYPFLRDGTALRREAEWVGILRAGALPGGAVPADVYETVRTEIGLALEAQGPFDGVLLEIHGAMSVLGYTDAEADLARAVRAAVGPDCLVSASMDLHGNVSRELAATVDLIACHRTSPHEDEDLSRERAATGLLGRIDGAGRPRKAWVQVPVLLPGERASTRQEPAKGIYEDVARVGALDGVLDASVWVGYAWADEPRCRAAVVVMGDDDAVISREAERLARRYWDARDEFGFVAPAGTYEECLKAVLASDARPFVLSDSGDNPLAGGAGDVTWTLARLLAEPAFTIEPALGGRTAIYAALPDAAAARAVADAGVGATVEVEAGARVDAGPHGPVTLRGVVEHVRPDDPLAGIVCVVAVGGLRVVLTERRRPYHLESDFTAIGLDPRGTDVVVVKIGNLETELHDMAEDWMLMLTPGGVDLDLPRLRHAHLGGPVHPFDDDAAFGDGPDLTPELL from the coding sequence GTGACCCGTACCCACCGTCGACCGCGGATCGCGATCTGTGGCATGGCCATCGAGTCCAGCACGTTCTCCCCGCACCGCTCGGGCTGGGATGCGTTCACCCTGCTGCGCGGCAACGAGCTCGTCCGGAGATACCCGTTCCTGCGGGACGGCACGGCGCTGCGCCGGGAGGCCGAGTGGGTGGGCATCCTGCGCGCCGGGGCGCTGCCCGGGGGCGCCGTCCCCGCGGACGTCTACGAGACGGTCCGCACCGAGATCGGCCTGGCGCTGGAGGCGCAGGGCCCGTTCGACGGCGTGCTGCTGGAGATCCACGGCGCGATGTCCGTGCTCGGGTACACCGACGCGGAGGCGGACCTCGCGCGGGCGGTGCGTGCCGCCGTCGGCCCGGACTGCCTGGTCTCGGCGTCGATGGACCTGCACGGCAACGTGTCGCGGGAGCTCGCCGCGACCGTCGACCTCATCGCCTGCCACCGCACGTCCCCGCACGAGGACGAGGACTTGTCGCGCGAGCGCGCGGCCACCGGCCTGCTGGGGCGGATCGACGGGGCGGGCCGGCCCCGCAAGGCCTGGGTGCAGGTCCCGGTGCTGCTGCCGGGGGAGCGGGCGAGCACCCGGCAGGAGCCGGCGAAGGGCATCTACGAGGACGTCGCCCGCGTCGGGGCGCTGGACGGCGTGCTCGACGCCTCGGTCTGGGTCGGCTACGCGTGGGCGGACGAGCCCCGGTGCCGGGCCGCCGTCGTCGTCATGGGCGACGACGACGCCGTCATCTCGCGCGAGGCCGAGCGCCTGGCCCGCCGGTACTGGGACGCGCGCGACGAGTTCGGGTTCGTCGCGCCCGCCGGGACCTATGAGGAGTGCCTGAAGGCGGTGCTGGCGAGCGACGCGCGGCCGTTCGTCCTGTCCGACTCGGGCGACAACCCCCTGGCCGGCGGCGCGGGCGACGTCACCTGGACCCTGGCGCGGCTCCTGGCGGAGCCCGCCTTCACGATCGAGCCTGCCCTGGGCGGCCGCACCGCGATCTACGCGGCCCTGCCCGACGCCGCGGCCGCCCGCGCCGTGGCCGACGCCGGGGTGGGCGCCACCGTCGAGGTCGAGGCCGGGGCCCGGGTCGACGCCGGTCCGCACGGACCGGTCACGCTGCGGGGCGTCGTCGAGCACGTGCGGCCGGACGACCCGCTCGCCGGGATCGTCTGCGTCGTGGCCGTGGGCGGGCTCCGTGTGGTGCTCACCGAGCGCCGTCGGCCGTACCACCTGGAGTCCGACTTCACGGCGATCGGCCTGGACCCGCGCGGCACCGACGTCGTGGTGGTCAAGATCGGCAACCTCGAGACCGAGCTCCACGACATGGCCGAGGACTGGATGCTCATGCTCACCCCGGGCGGCGTGGACCTGGACCTGCCCCGGCTGCGCCACGCCCACCTGGGCGGCCCGGTGCACCCGTTCGACGACGACGCCGCGTTCGGCGACGGGCCCGACCTCACGCCGGAGCTGCTCTGA
- a CDS encoding response regulator transcription factor: MNQILIAEDEERIAQFVRKGLKAHGFQPTVVSDGAAALGHAMSGGYDLMVLDIGLPVLDGFTVLQRLRDVGSTLPVVILTARDSLSDRVAGLEGGADDYMSKPFGFDELLARIKLRLRRATGEAAPSDRLEHGGVGLDLRTRTATAGGREVELSAREFALAEVFLQHPGQVMSREQLLSRVWGYDFDPGSNVVDVYVRYLRKKLGADSIETVRGAGYRFRG, encoded by the coding sequence GTGAACCAGATCCTGATCGCGGAGGACGAGGAGCGCATCGCGCAGTTCGTCCGCAAGGGCCTCAAGGCGCACGGCTTCCAGCCCACCGTCGTGTCCGACGGCGCGGCGGCCCTCGGCCACGCCATGTCGGGCGGCTACGACCTGATGGTGCTGGACATCGGCCTGCCCGTCCTGGACGGGTTCACGGTGCTCCAGCGGCTGCGCGACGTCGGCTCCACGCTGCCCGTCGTGATCCTCACCGCGCGCGACTCCCTCTCGGACCGCGTGGCCGGCCTGGAGGGCGGCGCGGACGACTACATGTCCAAGCCTTTCGGGTTCGACGAGCTGCTCGCGCGGATCAAGCTGCGGCTGCGCCGCGCGACGGGGGAGGCCGCGCCGTCGGACCGGCTGGAGCACGGCGGCGTCGGGCTGGACCTGCGCACCCGCACCGCGACCGCGGGGGGCCGCGAGGTGGAGCTGTCCGCGCGGGAGTTCGCGCTCGCGGAGGTGTTCCTCCAGCACCCGGGGCAGGTCATGTCCCGGGAGCAGCTCCTGTCGCGCGTGTGGGGGTACGACTTCGACCCCGGCTCGAACGTGGTGGACGTCTACGTGCGCTACCTGCGCAAGAAGCTCGGCGCCGACAGCATCGAGACCGTGCGCGGCGCGGGCTACCGGTTCCGGGGATGA